The Mycolicibacterium flavescens genome has a segment encoding these proteins:
- the caiB_2 gene encoding putative acyl-CoA transferase/carnitine dehydratase, with amino-acid sequence MSVTGPLDGIRVIEVGTLISGPFAGRLLGDMGAEVIKIEPPGAPDPLRTWGQAELDGHHFFWTVHARNKKAVTLNLRTEAGRALFLDLVEHSDIIVENFRPGTLEKWSLGYDVLRERNRGIILVRVSGYGQTGPEAHKAGYASVAEAASGLRHMNGFPGGPPPRLALSLGDSLAGMFAAQGALAALYRRSVTGDGQVVDAALTEACLAVQESTIPDYDVGGVVRGPSGTRLEGIAPSNIYRSADGSWVVIAANQDTVFRRLCEAMGRPDLATDDRFENHLARGRNQDELDKIIGDWAAERQPDEIIETLSAAGVIAGPINTVAEVVEDPQLRARDMLVEHWDERVGRSVLGPGVVPVLSETPGTVRYAGPAAPGQHNDEVYCGLLGRSSAELDALRAEGVL; translated from the coding sequence ATGAGCGTGACGGGTCCGCTGGACGGCATCCGCGTCATCGAGGTCGGCACGCTGATCTCGGGGCCGTTCGCCGGACGCCTGCTCGGCGACATGGGCGCCGAAGTGATCAAGATCGAGCCGCCGGGCGCCCCGGATCCGCTGCGCACGTGGGGCCAGGCCGAGCTCGACGGGCATCACTTCTTCTGGACCGTGCACGCGCGCAACAAGAAAGCCGTCACGCTGAACCTGCGGACCGAAGCTGGCCGCGCCCTGTTCCTCGACCTCGTCGAGCACTCCGACATCATCGTCGAGAACTTCCGGCCGGGCACGCTGGAGAAGTGGAGCCTGGGCTACGACGTGCTGCGCGAACGCAATCGGGGCATCATCCTGGTCCGCGTGTCCGGTTACGGGCAGACCGGACCCGAGGCGCACAAGGCCGGATATGCCTCGGTCGCCGAGGCGGCCAGTGGCCTGCGGCATATGAACGGCTTTCCCGGCGGCCCGCCGCCTCGGCTGGCGCTGTCGCTGGGCGACAGCCTCGCGGGCATGTTCGCCGCGCAGGGCGCATTGGCGGCGCTGTACCGCCGCTCGGTGACCGGCGACGGCCAGGTCGTCGACGCGGCGCTCACCGAGGCGTGCCTGGCGGTCCAGGAATCCACCATCCCCGACTACGACGTCGGCGGTGTGGTGCGCGGCCCGTCGGGGACGCGACTGGAGGGCATCGCCCCGTCGAACATCTACCGCAGCGCCGACGGCAGCTGGGTGGTGATCGCGGCCAACCAGGACACCGTCTTTCGCCGGCTGTGTGAGGCGATGGGTCGTCCCGACCTTGCCACCGACGACCGGTTCGAAAATCACCTTGCGCGCGGCCGTAACCAGGACGAACTGGACAAGATCATCGGTGACTGGGCCGCCGAACGCCAACCCGATGAGATCATCGAAACCCTCAGTGCCGCAGGCGTGATCGCCGGGCCGATCAACACCGTCGCCGAAGTCGTCGAAGATCCGCAGCTTCGGGCCCGAGACATGTTGGTCGAGCACTGGGACGAGCGGGTCGGACGGTCCGTCCTGGGTCCCGGCGTCGTGCCGGTGCTCTCGGAGACGCCCGGGACCGTGCGCTACGCCGGGCCCGCCGCACCCGGTCAACACAACGACGAGGTCTACTGCGGCCTGCTCGGCAGGAGCTCCGCCGAACTCGACGCGCTGAGGGCGGAAGGAGTGCTGTGA
- the hsaA_4 gene encoding acyl-CoA dehydrogenase, translated as MTAAPALPLVDAGFVGRLAERAPEAERLRQLPVATVDELTASGLTDLLVPARYGGMQAPLPAILDPVRRMAHGCASSAWTIGFYVLHNWILALFDERAQEEAFADRPLLAPAPLAPTGRGLPTDGGIRLSGRWSWATGVMHGNWIMVGALCGPDDAIFPALALLPIEDVAIEDVWHTDGMRATGSNDVVIIDAFVPEHRLVRVVDIYTGTAPGAALHDADTYRWPMVPALALLAAMPALGGAERVAEIYAERLSERVLAYEGVMQKDKPIAQARLGEAEVRLRALRGLLADTIAEIEAIVATGDPVPRPVRGAARMAAAHIVHESRHVIGLLLEASGASAHFVDNPLQRIKRDVDVVAGHVVFDYDTSRELAGALRLGMKVSRTAMV; from the coding sequence ATGACGGCCGCTCCGGCTCTCCCCCTTGTCGACGCCGGGTTCGTCGGTCGGCTCGCCGAGCGGGCACCGGAGGCCGAGCGGCTGCGCCAGTTGCCGGTCGCGACGGTCGATGAACTGACCGCATCGGGGCTCACCGACCTGCTGGTGCCCGCGCGATACGGGGGCATGCAGGCGCCGCTGCCGGCGATCCTCGATCCGGTCCGACGAATGGCACACGGCTGCGCGTCGAGCGCGTGGACCATCGGCTTCTATGTCCTGCACAACTGGATTTTGGCGTTGTTCGACGAGCGGGCCCAGGAAGAGGCCTTCGCGGACCGACCGCTTCTCGCCCCAGCTCCCCTGGCGCCGACCGGTCGAGGGCTGCCCACCGACGGCGGGATCCGACTGAGCGGCCGCTGGTCGTGGGCCACTGGCGTGATGCACGGCAACTGGATCATGGTCGGTGCGCTGTGTGGCCCCGACGACGCGATCTTCCCGGCGCTCGCGCTGCTGCCCATCGAAGACGTCGCGATCGAGGACGTGTGGCACACCGACGGCATGCGCGCCACCGGCTCCAACGACGTCGTGATCATCGACGCGTTCGTCCCGGAACACCGATTGGTCCGCGTCGTCGACATCTACACCGGTACCGCGCCCGGCGCGGCGCTGCACGATGCCGACACCTACCGCTGGCCGATGGTGCCCGCCTTGGCGCTGTTGGCGGCGATGCCGGCGCTGGGCGGCGCCGAACGTGTCGCCGAGATCTACGCCGAGCGGTTGTCGGAACGGGTGCTGGCGTATGAGGGCGTCATGCAGAAAGACAAGCCGATCGCGCAGGCCCGCCTCGGAGAGGCCGAGGTGCGTCTGCGGGCGCTGCGCGGCCTTCTGGCCGACACCATCGCAGAGATCGAGGCCATCGTCGCGACCGGCGATCCGGTACCGAGACCGGTGCGCGGGGCGGCCCGGATGGCCGCGGCGCACATCGTCCACGAGTCGCGACACGTGATCGGGCTGTTGCTCGAGGCGTCGGGTGCCAGCGCGCATTTCGTCGACAACCCGCTGCAACGGATCAAGCGCGACGTCGACGTGGTGGCCGGGCACGTGGTCTTCGACTACGACACGAGCCGAGAGCTCGCAGGAGCCCTGAGATTGGGAATGAAAGTGTCACGAACCGCGATGGTGTGA
- a CDS encoding transcriptional regulator, translating into MAPARTPRLSVDDWIQAGYEILAEQGIKALKLDALCERVGATKGSFYWHFPDMAGYRSTLVRAWGEVRDDDRRHFAALSDLPPRERLSQMMSALVDARHRTLERAMREWARTDEEVAAGVRASDRRVLEAVREAFVDDGFDPDEADLRANATFAAGIGFLHLSGARTSSKAAARRERFLDIMLTR; encoded by the coding sequence ATGGCACCGGCCCGCACGCCGCGACTGTCGGTCGACGACTGGATTCAGGCCGGATACGAGATTCTCGCCGAGCAGGGCATCAAGGCGCTCAAGCTGGATGCGCTGTGCGAGCGTGTCGGCGCGACCAAGGGCAGCTTTTACTGGCACTTCCCCGATATGGCCGGCTATCGATCCACGCTGGTTCGGGCGTGGGGCGAGGTGCGCGACGACGACCGGCGCCATTTCGCGGCGCTGAGCGACCTGCCGCCGCGCGAGCGGCTCTCGCAGATGATGAGTGCGCTGGTGGATGCCCGGCATCGGACGCTGGAACGGGCGATGCGGGAGTGGGCGCGAACCGACGAAGAGGTCGCCGCGGGGGTGCGGGCGTCGGATCGGCGGGTTCTCGAGGCCGTGCGCGAGGCGTTCGTCGACGACGGCTTCGACCCCGATGAGGCCGATCTGCGCGCGAACGCCACCTTCGCGGCGGGGATCGGTTTCTTGCATCTGTCCGGCGCGAGAACCAGCAGCAAGGCTGCGGCGCGGCGGGAACGGTTCCTCGACATCATGCTCACGCGGTAG
- the yngG gene encoding pyruvate carboxyltransferase, with the protein MNQEHVQIRDVSLRDGLQIEDPIPLSAKLELLAAVAATGVREMEATAFVSPSKVPALADAADLATHLQEYRDSHGIEFSALVASPNGAKRAIAAGLSSIEYVVSAADGHSQANVGRTSAEATALIPEIISIAHDSGASVEVIVATTWDCPFDGPTPHQRVVDVMTTALSSEVDRLAIADTIGTATPRRVTETIEALRPLVGEIPLGAHFHNTRGAGLASAYAAVTAGITRLDASVGGLGGCPFAPGASGNIATEDLVYLLRDSGIGVDVDLDAAIEAAGVAQRLVGHDLPSSLLRAGDRILN; encoded by the coding sequence GTGAACCAGGAACACGTGCAGATACGGGATGTTTCGCTGCGTGACGGACTGCAGATCGAGGACCCGATTCCGTTGTCGGCCAAGCTCGAACTGTTGGCCGCCGTTGCCGCCACCGGGGTCCGCGAGATGGAGGCGACGGCGTTCGTCTCGCCGTCGAAGGTGCCCGCCCTGGCCGACGCCGCCGACCTCGCCACGCATCTGCAGGAGTACCGCGACTCACACGGCATCGAGTTCTCCGCGCTGGTGGCCAGCCCGAACGGGGCCAAACGCGCGATCGCGGCGGGGTTGTCGTCGATCGAGTACGTGGTCTCGGCCGCCGACGGTCACAGCCAGGCCAATGTGGGCCGCACCTCCGCAGAGGCGACGGCGTTGATTCCGGAGATCATCTCGATCGCGCACGACAGCGGGGCCAGCGTCGAGGTCATCGTCGCCACCACGTGGGACTGCCCGTTCGACGGCCCGACGCCCCATCAGCGCGTCGTCGATGTGATGACGACCGCGTTGTCGAGCGAGGTCGACCGGTTGGCGATCGCCGATACCATCGGCACCGCCACCCCCCGGCGGGTGACCGAGACGATCGAGGCGTTGCGTCCGCTGGTCGGTGAGATCCCGCTGGGCGCCCACTTCCACAACACCCGCGGCGCCGGGTTGGCCAGCGCTTATGCGGCGGTCACGGCAGGCATCACCCGGCTGGACGCATCGGTGGGCGGGCTGGGCGGCTGCCCGTTCGCGCCCGGTGCGAGCGGCAACATCGCCACCGAGGACCTGGTATACCTGTTGCGCGACAGCGGGATCGGGGTCGACGTGGACCTGGACGCCGCGATCGAGGCGGCCGGTGTGGCGCAGCGCCTGGTCGGCCACGATCTTCCGAGTTCGCTGTTGCGCGCCGGCGACCGAATCCTGAACTGA
- a CDS encoding acyl-CoA dehydrogenase, producing MDFALPDHLPSLLAEMDAFIETEIKPLERENIQYFDKRREHARTDWDNDGIPRREWEDLLDEMRRRADAAGWLRYGLPSRFGGRDGSNIDMAVIREHLAHKGLGLHNDLQNESSIVGNFPQVIMMDRFGTDAQKAEWTEALITGKRSMAFGLTEPAHGSDATWMETTAVRDGDEWVINGAKRFNTGVHRATHDLVFARTSGEAGQARGITAFLVPTDAPGFTVPYYWWSFNMPTDHGEVELKDVRVPADAVLGEIDRGLEVGQTFLHENRIRQAASSLGAAQYCIDRAVQYANDRKVFGKPLAVNQAVQWPLVELQTEAQMVRLLVYYAATELDRNHHMEVSDKVSMANYRANRLVCEAADRAMQVFGGVGYSRHEPFEHIYRHHRRYRITEGAEEIQIRRVAQRLFGFGKR from the coding sequence GTGGATTTCGCCCTGCCCGACCATCTGCCTTCACTCCTCGCCGAGATGGACGCCTTCATCGAGACGGAGATCAAACCGCTGGAACGCGAGAACATCCAGTACTTCGACAAGCGTCGCGAACATGCCCGTACGGATTGGGACAACGACGGGATCCCCCGCCGGGAATGGGAGGACCTGCTCGACGAGATGCGCAGGCGCGCGGACGCGGCGGGCTGGCTGCGCTATGGGCTGCCGTCTCGGTTCGGTGGCCGCGACGGCAGCAACATCGACATGGCCGTCATCCGCGAACATCTGGCGCACAAGGGTCTCGGGCTGCACAACGACCTGCAGAACGAGTCGTCGATCGTCGGCAACTTCCCGCAGGTCATCATGATGGACCGGTTCGGCACCGACGCGCAGAAGGCCGAGTGGACCGAGGCGTTGATCACCGGAAAACGGTCGATGGCCTTCGGCCTCACCGAACCCGCACACGGTTCGGACGCCACCTGGATGGAAACCACCGCGGTGCGCGACGGTGATGAGTGGGTCATCAACGGCGCCAAACGATTCAACACCGGCGTGCACCGCGCCACCCACGATCTGGTGTTCGCCCGCACCTCCGGCGAAGCCGGCCAGGCCCGCGGCATCACCGCATTCCTCGTGCCCACCGACGCCCCCGGATTCACCGTGCCGTACTACTGGTGGTCGTTCAACATGCCGACCGACCACGGCGAGGTCGAGCTGAAGGACGTCCGGGTGCCCGCCGACGCGGTGCTCGGTGAGATCGACCGCGGGCTGGAGGTGGGTCAGACCTTCCTGCACGAGAACAGGATTCGCCAGGCCGCCAGCAGCCTCGGCGCCGCGCAGTACTGCATCGACCGCGCCGTGCAATACGCGAACGACCGCAAGGTCTTCGGCAAACCGCTGGCGGTGAACCAGGCCGTGCAGTGGCCGCTGGTGGAGTTGCAGACCGAGGCCCAGATGGTGCGTTTGCTGGTGTATTACGCGGCAACGGAGTTGGACCGCAACCACCACATGGAGGTTTCGGACAAGGTGTCGATGGCCAACTACCGCGCCAACCGGCTGGTCTGCGAAGCCGCCGACCGCGCGATGCAGGTGTTCGGCGGCGTCGGCTACAGCAGACACGAACCGTTCGAACACATCTACCGGCATCACCGGCGCTACCGGATCACCGAGGGAGCCGAGGAGATTCAGATCCGGCGGGTGGCACAGCGGCTGTTCGGGTTCGGCAAGCGTTGA
- a CDS encoding homogentisate 1,2-dioxygenase → MESFVHLRKGRTPKRLHADLDGLKDDELGRGGFVGRTANIYRRHDPTAYRASGPLRPVDVMTSELKPSDATDAAGTPLLLFSNPDCRISLSRRSEEMPFYVRHVDGDLLSFVHRGSGRLETEFGPLRYREGDWVYVPKATTWRQVPDEETTLLMIEATAEFRVPPPGPLGRHFPFDPSQTTVPEPQPLDDGHGPQVDGEYEVRLVHEGGPTSLFYQHNPIDVEGWRGDNFPFTFNIADYNVIASESVHLPPTVHLFMEATGVAVMNFLPRPAESVPGTERPPWYHRNVDFDEVSFFHGGDLFGIPMPPGLVSHAPQGVHHGAPEKARERARRKFDEQDRVGWYVISVDTTRRLTPSAEVLANDLGQHA, encoded by the coding sequence ATGGAATCGTTTGTCCACCTGCGCAAAGGCCGCACTCCCAAGCGCTTGCACGCCGACCTCGACGGCCTCAAGGACGACGAACTCGGCCGTGGCGGATTCGTCGGCCGCACCGCCAACATCTACCGCCGCCACGACCCCACCGCATACCGGGCGTCGGGACCGCTGCGTCCGGTCGATGTGATGACCAGCGAGCTCAAGCCCAGCGACGCCACCGACGCCGCGGGCACGCCGCTGCTGTTGTTCAGCAACCCCGACTGCCGCATCTCGTTGAGCCGGCGCAGCGAGGAGATGCCGTTCTACGTGCGGCACGTCGACGGGGACCTGTTGTCGTTCGTGCACCGGGGTTCTGGTCGGCTCGAGACGGAGTTCGGACCGCTGCGCTACCGAGAGGGCGACTGGGTCTACGTGCCGAAGGCGACGACGTGGCGCCAGGTTCCCGACGAGGAAACGACGTTGCTGATGATCGAGGCCACCGCCGAGTTCCGCGTCCCACCGCCCGGGCCGCTCGGCAGGCACTTCCCGTTCGACCCGTCACAGACGACGGTGCCCGAACCCCAGCCGCTCGACGACGGCCACGGCCCACAGGTCGACGGAGAATACGAAGTCCGCCTCGTCCACGAGGGTGGGCCGACATCGCTGTTCTACCAACACAATCCGATCGACGTCGAAGGATGGCGCGGCGACAACTTCCCGTTCACCTTCAACATCGCCGATTACAACGTGATCGCCAGCGAGAGCGTGCACCTGCCGCCGACCGTGCATTTGTTCATGGAGGCGACGGGTGTGGCGGTGATGAACTTCCTGCCCCGGCCCGCCGAGAGCGTCCCCGGCACCGAGCGTCCGCCGTGGTACCACCGCAACGTCGACTTCGACGAGGTCTCCTTCTTCCACGGCGGCGACCTGTTCGGTATCCCGATGCCGCCCGGGTTGGTCAGCCACGCCCCGCAGGGTGTACACCACGGCGCACCGGAGAAGGCCCGCGAGCGTGCGCGGCGCAAGTTCGACGAACAGGACCGCGTCGGTTGGTACGTCATCTCCGTCGACACGACCCGGCGGCTGACACCCTCGGCAGAGGTGCTCGCCAACGATCTGGGCCAGCACGCATGA
- the bm3R1_1 gene encoding transcriptional regulator produces the protein MPTGPSPTLSAKGRQTREAIEKAARKLFAERGFHGTTLGDITSAAGKSPASFYRYFADKEDLLAVLAQSFLREVVAPSGGALDLPESPDDDAFFRTVVTGYWNMFKQNIGIMIAVAQLATTQPRFGAVQNEFRRLGMDVVAASVRRAQEQGYGAELNPEHTAAAIALLFENFTTVFVGTSGLGIELTDEDAIATLSRIWKKTLYGF, from the coding sequence GTGCCCACCGGACCGTCGCCGACACTGAGCGCCAAGGGCCGCCAGACCCGCGAGGCCATCGAGAAGGCCGCGCGGAAACTGTTCGCAGAACGCGGTTTCCACGGTACGACGCTCGGCGACATCACCTCGGCGGCCGGTAAGTCACCCGCTTCGTTCTACCGCTACTTCGCGGACAAGGAAGACCTGTTGGCGGTGCTCGCACAGTCGTTCCTGCGCGAGGTGGTAGCACCGTCCGGCGGAGCACTCGACCTACCCGAATCGCCGGATGACGACGCGTTCTTCCGCACCGTGGTCACCGGCTACTGGAACATGTTCAAACAGAACATCGGGATCATGATCGCCGTCGCGCAGCTGGCCACGACCCAACCGCGGTTCGGCGCCGTGCAGAACGAGTTTCGCCGGTTGGGGATGGATGTGGTGGCCGCGTCGGTGCGGCGCGCACAGGAGCAGGGCTACGGTGCCGAGCTCAACCCCGAGCACACCGCGGCGGCCATCGCGCTGCTGTTCGAGAACTTCACCACCGTCTTCGTCGGAACGTCGGGCCTCGGCATCGAGCTGACCGACGAGGATGCGATCGCGACGCTGTCGAGGATCTGGAAGAAGACGCTGTACGGTTTCTGA
- a CDS encoding alpha/beta hydrolase fold protein, translating to MTRTTEAPVCYEYDRIPYLVAYQNTSGVRDVYGGVAELVVLESHLLRPKDKPSDTVLVFMHPIGGGAYLPMMNGLARAGHHVIYCNSRFRGTDSALLMEKVVEDLGECIKDAKNRLGYSKVVLAGWSGGGSLSAFYQQQAQHPTITASPSGDGPDLTKLDLIPADGLMLLAAHISRHGTLTEWLDASILDESDPTKRDPELDLYNPDNPNQPPYSQEFLDRYRKAQIDRNRRITKWVKGKLDELKAAGRPEDEFAFVVHGTMADPRWLDPAVDPNERTPGTCYLGDPQVVNNSPVGLARFCTLRSWLSQWSYDDANGDAVACGPDIAVPTLVIGNLADNACTPSHTRRLYEAIGRHDKEMHEIPGANHYYAGPDQRDKLREAVGVVTDWLHRHGFSL from the coding sequence ATGACCCGGACGACCGAAGCGCCGGTGTGCTACGAATACGACCGCATCCCCTATCTCGTTGCCTACCAGAACACTTCGGGTGTGCGCGACGTGTACGGCGGGGTGGCCGAATTGGTGGTGCTCGAAAGCCACCTGCTGCGCCCGAAGGACAAACCCTCCGATACCGTGCTGGTGTTCATGCATCCGATCGGCGGCGGCGCGTACCTGCCGATGATGAACGGGCTCGCACGGGCGGGACACCATGTCATCTACTGCAACAGTCGATTTCGCGGCACCGACTCCGCGCTGCTGATGGAGAAGGTCGTCGAGGACCTCGGCGAATGCATCAAGGACGCCAAGAACCGCTTGGGCTATTCGAAGGTGGTGCTGGCCGGATGGAGCGGCGGTGGCTCACTGTCGGCGTTCTACCAGCAGCAGGCCCAGCACCCCACGATCACCGCCAGCCCGTCGGGTGACGGGCCGGATCTGACCAAGCTCGACCTCATACCCGCCGACGGGTTGATGCTGCTGGCCGCCCACATCAGCCGCCACGGCACCCTGACCGAGTGGCTCGACGCGTCGATCCTCGACGAGTCCGATCCCACCAAGCGCGATCCGGAACTGGATCTGTACAACCCGGACAATCCGAACCAGCCGCCCTACTCGCAGGAGTTCCTCGACCGCTACCGCAAGGCGCAGATCGACCGCAACCGACGAATCACCAAGTGGGTCAAGGGAAAACTGGACGAGCTGAAGGCCGCGGGGCGGCCCGAGGACGAGTTCGCGTTCGTCGTGCACGGCACGATGGCCGACCCCCGCTGGCTCGACCCCGCCGTCGACCCGAACGAACGCACCCCCGGGACCTGCTACCTGGGTGACCCTCAGGTGGTGAACAACAGCCCGGTCGGGCTGGCCCGGTTCTGCACACTGCGCAGCTGGCTGTCGCAGTGGAGCTACGACGACGCCAACGGCGACGCCGTGGCGTGCGGCCCGGACATCGCGGTGCCGACCCTGGTTATCGGCAACCTCGCCGACAACGCATGCACACCGAGCCACACGCGCAGGCTGTACGAGGCGATCGGGCGTCATGACAAGGAGATGCACGAGATTCCGGGCGCAAACCACTATTACGCCGGCCCCGACCAGCGCGACAAACTGCGCGAAGCCGTCGGCGTCGTCACCGACTGGCTGCACAGGCACGGCTTCTCGCTATGA
- a CDS encoding deazaflavin-dependent nitroreductase family protein, which translates to MAEDLRDQVTKMFQKNVMNPMMRLLPFQTLLETTGRKSGQPRRTPLGGRRVGNEFWFVSEFGEKSQYVKNIQADPAVRVRLNGKWHKGTAHIVADDDARERLRSLPQFNSFGVRTFGTNLLTIRVDLED; encoded by the coding sequence ATGGCCGAGGACTTGCGCGACCAAGTCACCAAGATGTTCCAGAAGAACGTCATGAACCCGATGATGCGGCTCCTGCCGTTCCAGACGTTGCTGGAGACGACGGGTCGCAAGAGCGGCCAACCTCGTCGCACTCCGCTGGGTGGGCGGCGGGTGGGCAATGAGTTCTGGTTCGTCTCCGAGTTTGGCGAGAAGTCGCAATACGTCAAGAACATTCAGGCCGATCCCGCCGTGCGGGTTCGCTTGAACGGCAAGTGGCACAAGGGAACCGCACACATCGTGGCCGACGATGACGCGCGTGAGCGGTTGCGCTCGCTGCCGCAGTTCAACAGCTTCGGCGTGCGGACCTTCGGCACCAACCTGCTCACCATCCGCGTCGATCTCGAGGATTGA
- a CDS encoding aminoglycoside phosphotransferase gives MNRLLAEGLTGVLGPVLGEAVTVENLHALTGGASRTTWAFDAVTDTRRALILRTGPPDDVHASMELEAAVQQRAAAAGAPVPHILAADNSPAALGNPYLICDAIGGETIVRRIYRSLDDSGRQRLLHQCAEALAAIHRADYQGIDVPPSDQLSEWRARLDEMGDTTATFEWAFRWLEANRPAPSPHVLVHGDFRMGNLIVDDNGLAAVLDWELVHVGEIYEDLAWFCIRAWRFGAPEHHGAGGLGSVEDFLAAYESAANTTLDREAFRWWLTVATLRWGVICRYQAERHLSGQTESVELAAIGRRVSETEWDVLDLLEGGGPR, from the coding sequence TTGAACCGCTTACTCGCCGAAGGCCTCACCGGCGTCCTCGGGCCGGTGCTCGGCGAGGCCGTGACCGTCGAGAATCTGCACGCGCTGACCGGCGGCGCGAGCCGCACGACGTGGGCGTTCGATGCGGTCACCGATACGCGTCGCGCCCTGATCCTGCGTACGGGCCCGCCCGACGACGTCCACGCGAGCATGGAATTGGAAGCCGCCGTTCAGCAGCGGGCGGCCGCCGCGGGGGCGCCGGTGCCCCACATTCTCGCCGCCGACAACTCCCCTGCCGCTCTGGGCAATCCGTACCTGATCTGCGACGCCATCGGTGGCGAGACCATCGTGCGCAGAATCTATCGCTCACTCGACGACTCCGGCCGCCAACGGTTGCTGCATCAGTGCGCCGAGGCGCTGGCCGCCATTCACCGTGCGGACTATCAGGGCATCGACGTGCCTCCCTCGGACCAGCTGTCTGAGTGGCGGGCCCGGCTCGACGAAATGGGCGACACCACAGCGACGTTCGAGTGGGCCTTCCGTTGGCTTGAGGCCAACCGGCCGGCTCCGTCCCCGCACGTGCTGGTGCACGGCGACTTCCGGATGGGCAACCTGATCGTCGACGACAACGGGCTGGCCGCGGTGCTGGACTGGGAGCTCGTGCACGTCGGCGAGATCTACGAAGACCTGGCCTGGTTCTGTATCCGGGCATGGCGTTTCGGCGCGCCGGAGCATCACGGTGCCGGCGGGTTGGGCAGCGTCGAGGACTTTTTGGCCGCCTATGAGTCCGCCGCGAACACGACGCTCGACCGGGAGGCGTTCCGGTGGTGGTTGACCGTTGCCACGCTGCGGTGGGGCGTCATCTGCCGGTACCAGGCCGAACGCCATCTGTCGGGGCAGACCGAGTCGGTCGAGCTGGCCGCGATCGGACGGCGCGTCAGCGAAACCGAATGGGACGTTTTGGATCTGCTCGAAGGAGGAGGACCGCGATGA